From Dreissena polymorpha isolate Duluth1 chromosome 15, UMN_Dpol_1.0, whole genome shotgun sequence, a single genomic window includes:
- the LOC127861184 gene encoding uncharacterized protein LOC127861184 — protein sequence MATFSDSTIEKGNDWVQDFLCSSCEEEQLEESADYYCDSCVKFFCRKCIHKHCNLFTKHSPHGRSDMKKWPVVKKVEDFLLKCDVHKEENLASFCKDHSKLCCNTCAFHNHRQCKMVMLLTDLVKNTSTDLKQVLVTIQTTVAELKKLQDNQEASIQSVQSSYDEQLHKIQVTRQKLLAALDMLEKNTLQEMKDTLTKLQASLKSDVDKCSTLGNELKQLRDAIQDISDKSKQELSFIASIKCKDKIQQFEKYRKDNFAQLKSSITFQPNSEIMQYLSKLSGLGKIQHNAQTLTAVGNADQIISIDRKSEYDVCEKKGDPTCNINDICVLPSGQVLVIDYSNNKVKLLNKQYQVVSHCSVSDRNVAICLITPSEVGVTVGDEVQFIKVNNSRLVKDRKLKFRHYCYGIASHQGDLFVTSGTELYNYSLDGKLVSKLHENKLDTCTVWRCAVSQTGDKLYITNLMQNKLLTLARDGSVLSIFTDPELDWPSCVHVTPAGQVLVCGGNTILQIDSKGSRKLATLATQKALSVCYDSNTDSIIVGMNNNNKILVYKVK from the exons ATGGCGACCTTTTCGGATTCCACTATTGAAAAAGGAAATGACTGGGTCCAAGACTTTTTGTGTTCGTCGTGCGAAGAGGAGCAATTGGAAGAATCTGCTGATTACTATTGTGATTCGTGTGTGAAGTTTTTCTGCCGAAAATGTATTCACAAGCACTGCAATTTGTTTACCAAACATTCCCCTCATGGAAGGAGTgatatgaagaaatggccagtgGTCAAGAAGGTGGAAGATTTTCTTCTTAAATGTGATGTTCACAAAGAAGAAAACCTTGCAAGTTTTTGCAAAGACCATAGCAAGCTGTGCTGCAATACTTGTGCTTTCCATAATCACAG GCAATGCAAAATGGTGATGCTTTTAACTGACTTGGTTAAAAATACCTCCACAGACCTGAAACAAGTATTAGTTACTATCCAAACTACTGTGGCAGAACTGAAGAAGCTTCAAGACAATCAGGAGGCTAGCATTCAGTCTGTGCAAAGTTCATATGATGAGCAGTTACACAAGATACAGGTAACTCGGCAAAAATTACTTGCAGCCTTAGACATGCTTGAAAAGAATACTCTGCAGGAAATGAAAGATACACTGACAAAACTGCAAGCCTCTCTAAAAAGTGATGTTGACAAATGTTCCACTCTTGGAaatgaattaaaacaacttaGAGACGCTATTCAGGACATAAGTGATAAAAGCAAGCAAGAACTATCTTTTATAGCCAGCATTAAATGCAAGGACAAAATACAGCAGTTTGAAAAATATCGCAAGGATAACTTTGCTCAACTAAAATCTTCTATAACTTTCCAGCCTAATAGTGAAATAATGCAGTACCTTTCCAAGTTGTCCGGTCTTGGGAAGATTCAACACAATGCCCAGACATTGACTGCAGTGGGAAATGCAGACCAAATCATAAGTATTGATCGAAAGTCTGAGTATGATGTATGCGAAAAAAAGGGTGATCCAACTTGCAATATCAATGACATATGTGTTCTCCCTAGTGGACAAGTCCTTGTTATAGACTACAGTAATAACAAAGTCAAGCTGTTGAACAAGCAGTACCAGGTTGTGAGTCACTGTAGTGTATCTGATAGGAATGTGGCCATATGTCTGATCACACCAAGTGAGGTTGGTGTTACTGTTGGtgatgaggtccagtttatcaaagtGAACAACAGCAGGCTGGTGAAAGACAGAAAGCTCAAGTTTCGACATTACTGTTATGGTATTGCCTCACACCAGGGAGACCTGTTTGTAACCTCTGGTACTGAACTATACAACTACTCGCTGGATGGTAAACTAGTCAGCAAACTTCATGAGAATAAGTTAGATACATGTACAG TATGGAGATGTGCAGTGAGCCAGACAGGTGACAAGCTGTATATCACAAACTTAATGCAGAACAAGCTCCTCACACTGGCCAGGGATGGATCAGTCCTTTCCATCTTCACAGACCCTGAATTGGATTGGCCATCTTGTGTACATGTgacacctgcaggccaggtgctggtatgTGGAGGGAATACTATCCTACAGATTGACAGTAAGGGCAGTAGGAAGCTGGCCACTCTGGCTACACAGAAGGCATTGTCAGTCTGCTACGACAGCAACACTGACTCCATTATTGTGGGAATGAATAACAACAACAAGATCCTGGTGTACAAAGTGAAATAG